The Gammaproteobacteria bacterium genome includes a region encoding these proteins:
- the rplI gene encoding 50S ribosomal protein L9: MQVILLDKVENLGGLGDLVEVKPGYARNYLVPSRLAKMATKRNLEAFEASRAELEKEAAAKLALAQARADKLEGMVVTIASKAGTEGKLFGSIGLADIAEAVVEAGVEIEKREVRLPEGPLRNVGEFDIDLHLHSDVDAVVKVVVEATE; the protein is encoded by the coding sequence ATGCAAGTTATTTTGCTTGATAAAGTTGAAAATTTAGGCGGTTTGGGTGATCTGGTTGAAGTAAAACCAGGTTATGCACGTAACTATTTGGTACCAAGTCGCTTGGCTAAAATGGCGACCAAACGTAACCTTGAGGCGTTTGAAGCCTCTCGCGCCGAACTGGAAAAAGAAGCGGCGGCGAAATTGGCTCTGGCTCAAGCCCGTGCCGATAAACTGGAAGGCATGGTTGTGACCATCGCTTCTAAAGCCGGTACCGAAGGCAAGTTGTTCGGTTCCATTGGTTTGGCTGACATTGCTGAAGCGGTGGTTGAAGCCGGTGTTGAGATCGAAAAACGCGAAGTGCGTCTGCCCGAAGGGCCGTTGCGTAACGTGGGTGAGTTTGATATTGACTTGCATCTGCACAGTGATGTGGATGCCGTGGTCAAAGTGGTGGTTGAAGCGACTGAATAA
- the rpsR gene encoding 30S ribosomal protein S18 → MARFFRRRKYCRFTAEDVVEIDYKDLDTLKNYVTETGKIVPSRITGTKARYQRQLSTAVKRARFLALLPYSDQH, encoded by the coding sequence ATGGCTCGTTTTTTTAGACGCAGAAAGTATTGCCGTTTTACCGCCGAAGATGTGGTTGAGATTGATTACAAAGATCTCGATACGCTGAAAAACTATGTGACCGAGACTGGTAAAATTGTCCCCAGTCGCATCACGGGTACCAAAGCACGTTACCAGCGTCAGTTGTCAACGGCGGTAAAACGCGCTCGCTTTTTGGCACTGCTGCCTTACAGCGATCAACACTGA
- the rpsF gene encoding 30S ribosomal protein S6, with protein sequence MKHYEVVFLVHPDQSEQVAAMVDRYKGIIENSGGAVHRLEDWGRRQLAYPINKIHKAHYVLMNIECGKEALNELTEVFRFNDAVLRNMVLSRKAAESEASFLAKKEEVRAAAPAPAPAADATPAPAEEAAPAADAVPAPAPASNAE encoded by the coding sequence GTGAAACACTATGAAGTGGTATTTCTGGTTCACCCAGATCAAAGCGAACAAGTTGCAGCGATGGTTGATCGTTACAAAGGCATCATCGAAAATTCCGGCGGTGCCGTCCACCGTTTGGAAGATTGGGGTCGCCGTCAATTGGCTTACCCAATCAACAAAATCCATAAAGCACACTACGTGTTGATGAACATTGAATGTGGCAAAGAGGCTCTGAATGAGCTGACCGAAGTGTTTCGTTTCAACGACGCTGTGTTGCGTAACATGGTTCTGAGCCGTAAAGCGGCTGAGAGTGAAGCCTCTTTCTTGGCGAAAAAAGAAGAAGTTCGTGCAGCAGCACCAGCACCAGCACCAGCGGCGGATGCCACTCCGGCTCCTGCTGAAGAAGCGGCGCCCGCTGCTGATGCGGTTCCTGCTCCTGCTCCTGCCAGCAACGCTGAATAA
- a CDS encoding DUF922 domain-containing protein, translating into MQCLIRFWPFWAVLLPFSTLAHVSENSTTEYYDLRATAPLALRYQLSLHGPKDHRGKRFHGMARSRLRWSYEKIVNRQGCRVVSVTVVLDQHYTLPNWVNKDQAHVKWQKQWARYHRALTAHEHQHGFFARQTAHKIDQNLLNLSQPNCQKLQLKVEKITADLMAELREKNRRYDALSWHGVWEGVIFPRLKKRKW; encoded by the coding sequence TTGCAATGTTTGATCAGGTTTTGGCCTTTTTGGGCGGTTTTATTACCGTTTTCTACTTTGGCGCATGTCTCGGAAAACAGCACAACGGAGTATTACGACCTTCGTGCAACTGCGCCCTTGGCGCTGCGCTATCAGCTTAGCCTGCATGGCCCGAAAGATCATCGCGGGAAGCGTTTTCATGGCATGGCGCGCAGCCGTTTGCGCTGGAGCTATGAAAAAATCGTGAATCGGCAGGGCTGTCGCGTTGTCTCGGTGACGGTGGTTTTAGACCAACATTACACCTTGCCCAACTGGGTCAATAAAGATCAGGCGCATGTTAAATGGCAAAAACAGTGGGCGCGTTACCATCGGGCTTTGACTGCGCATGAACATCAACACGGTTTTTTTGCGCGTCAAACAGCACATAAAATAGATCAAAATTTACTCAATTTAAGCCAGCCCAATTGCCAAAAATTGCAGCTTAAGGTGGAAAAAATAACCGCTGACCTGATGGCTGAACTGAGAGAAAAAAACCGCCGTTACGATGCGCTGAGCTGGCATGGGGTCTGGGAAGGGGTGATTTTCCCGCGTTTGAAAAAACGTAAGTGGTAA
- a CDS encoding thrombospondin type 3 repeat-containing protein, whose translation MRKLNTYWLLSLFLFTFSLQAAPSISSDISQTRQVANPVELAYQAEFYQHDGNDILYLIDQDSLSVFRWSSISNSYLSSWALLDPPTSVALSTTHNRLYLGYSSGKISYFDLSLINPVETHFANLTLSVKHLLATNNHLFATDLSGFWATHYSFDINATLLDSKMSNDLSLEYVWNPVNNRIYHYNTFLNNTIEWQEIDQTTGLFTLSGFAPYQANSFLTINFPLRLSDDGLSLLNGEGKILDATSLTLLNTLPNTVSDAAWINGSLFTVKKASPELQFWDNNYGLTANYPLLDSRSARIFNSNGKLLLVKQLPNGPAFSLFDPNNLPDSDGDGTHDLSDNCISLINPAQLDNDVDGQGDLCDLDDDNDGLPDTLEVQLGLNPLNASDAEGDLDSDGFNNRVEYLLGFDLNNAASIPTALTTYQEGFENGWPAGWFNPSNLGWTLQAGGFEGQHALASTPVTDTLLSNEVNFTALFGQEGSFSFQFKSTSDSYNTYLLLSIDGVTVPATFLYGSKLWSLASIIVPAGLHTITFKMVLNYSSTIESNNSYLIDNIQFGADKDQDGVINLLDNCPIVSNPHQTDNDQDGLGNACDPEPNTANINIDSDGDLIPDFSDNCPNTPNLGQENFDFDSLGDLCDADLDGDGINNDVEQRYTFLNERDPTDANTDFDFDGLSNRAEILLGTAPDRGNAAPTISLLEYYPLGNLTWNYSDSFDSLQISMQTSSKTGQFEIEYRSNGSLLYIDHIELRSNGVYLLKSQDLGDKITISYQNFLFIPSQIKLGESLISNWSATASQNGQTVPLTNCTQTISSISVNQQRWNNKDHLSIDLTNQASCQNSGSLFDIRTTYVKGIGEITIEQFSLETLTITSLADLSQVASGTTSGGNGSSGGSLPWFALLLFGLRYCSAKPKRH comes from the coding sequence ATGAGGAAACTGAACACCTACTGGTTATTAAGTCTGTTTCTATTCACCTTCTCTCTTCAAGCAGCCCCCTCCATTTCCAGCGATATCAGCCAAACAAGACAAGTTGCGAATCCCGTTGAACTCGCCTATCAAGCTGAATTTTACCAACACGATGGCAATGACATCCTCTATTTGATCGACCAAGACTCGCTGAGTGTTTTTCGCTGGTCAAGTATCAGCAACAGTTACCTCAGCAGTTGGGCGTTACTCGATCCACCCACCTCAGTCGCTCTATCCACAACACATAATCGCCTCTACTTGGGCTACTCCAGCGGCAAAATCAGTTACTTTGATCTCAGTCTGATCAACCCTGTAGAAACTCACTTTGCCAATTTAACCCTATCTGTAAAACACCTACTTGCTACCAACAACCATCTATTTGCCACGGATTTGTCTGGTTTCTGGGCGACGCATTACAGTTTTGATATTAACGCGACTCTGCTTGACTCCAAAATGTCCAATGACCTCAGTCTCGAGTATGTTTGGAATCCCGTCAATAACCGTATCTATCATTACAACACCTTTTTAAACAACACCATTGAGTGGCAAGAGATTGATCAAACAACAGGTTTATTTACTCTTAGCGGCTTCGCCCCCTATCAAGCAAACAGTTTCCTCACGATCAACTTTCCCTTACGTCTCAGCGACGACGGACTGTCCCTGTTAAACGGGGAAGGGAAAATCCTTGACGCAACATCACTCACTCTACTCAATACCTTACCCAACACTGTTTCGGATGCCGCTTGGATTAATGGCTCATTGTTTACAGTTAAAAAGGCTTCACCCGAGCTGCAATTTTGGGATAACAACTACGGATTAACGGCAAACTATCCGCTACTGGACAGCCGCTCAGCACGGATTTTCAACTCCAATGGAAAGTTGCTGTTGGTAAAACAGCTCCCTAATGGCCCCGCATTTAGCCTTTTCGATCCAAACAACCTTCCTGACAGTGACGGTGATGGCACTCATGACCTAAGCGATAACTGCATTTCACTCATCAATCCAGCACAACTTGATAACGACGTGGATGGACAAGGTGATCTTTGCGATCTGGATGACGACAACGATGGCCTGCCCGACACACTGGAAGTTCAACTGGGTCTAAATCCTCTCAACGCCAGCGATGCCGAAGGCGATCTAGACAGCGATGGTTTTAATAATCGAGTGGAATATCTACTAGGGTTTGACTTAAACAACGCGGCTTCAATCCCAACAGCGTTAACAACCTATCAAGAAGGTTTTGAAAATGGCTGGCCAGCCGGTTGGTTTAACCCAAGCAATCTTGGCTGGACACTTCAAGCAGGTGGTTTTGAAGGACAACACGCTCTCGCATCAACCCCAGTTACAGACACACTTTTAAGCAATGAAGTCAATTTTACAGCTCTATTTGGTCAAGAGGGCTCTTTCAGTTTTCAATTTAAGTCCACCAGCGATAGCTACAATACCTACTTACTCTTGTCAATTGATGGTGTGACAGTACCTGCGACCTTTTTATACGGTTCCAAACTCTGGAGTTTGGCAAGTATCATCGTCCCAGCAGGTTTGCATACCATTACCTTTAAAATGGTTCTCAATTATTCCAGCACAATTGAATCTAACAATTCTTATCTTATCGACAACATTCAATTTGGAGCCGATAAAGATCAAGACGGTGTTATCAACCTTCTCGACAACTGCCCAATTGTTTCCAATCCTCATCAAACTGACAATGACCAAGACGGCCTTGGTAATGCCTGTGACCCAGAACCCAATACAGCCAATATTAATATCGACAGCGATGGCGACCTCATCCCTGACTTTAGTGATAACTGCCCTAACACCCCCAATCTGGGACAAGAAAATTTCGACTTCGATAGCCTGGGCGACCTGTGTGATGCAGATTTAGATGGCGATGGCATTAATAATGACGTCGAACAACGTTATACTTTTCTGAATGAACGTGATCCCACTGATGCAAACACAGACTTTGATTTCGATGGTTTATCAAACCGAGCTGAAATTCTGCTGGGTACTGCACCAGACAGAGGAAATGCAGCACCAACCATATCTCTGCTTGAATATTACCCACTGGGCAATCTGACATGGAATTACAGCGATTCCTTCGACAGTCTACAAATTTCAATGCAGACCAGCAGCAAAACGGGTCAATTTGAAATTGAATATCGCTCGAATGGGAGTTTGTTATACATCGATCATATAGAGCTGCGCTCGAACGGCGTCTATCTGCTCAAAAGCCAAGACCTCGGTGACAAAATCACCATCAGCTATCAAAATTTTCTGTTCATACCCAGCCAGATAAAACTGGGAGAAAGCCTCATTTCCAACTGGAGTGCAACTGCCAGTCAAAATGGACAAACTGTTCCATTAACAAACTGCACTCAAACAATCAGTTCTATTTCAGTCAATCAACAACGATGGAATAACAAAGACCATCTATCAATTGACTTAACAAATCAGGCCAGCTGTCAAAATAGTGGCTCTCTTTTCGATATTCGCACTACGTATGTGAAAGGAATCGGTGAAATAACAATTGAACAATTTTCACTGGAGACCTTAACCATCACCTCCCTAGCTGACCTATCACAAGTCGCCAGCGGTACAACTTCTGGTGGCAATGGTAGCAGCGGCGGCAGCCTACCGTGGTTTGCCCTGCTGTTATTCGGCCTGCGTTACTGCTCTGCAAAACCCAAGAGGCACTGA
- a CDS encoding VOC family protein, with protein sequence MNIKAIHHVSFVVADTAKALAFYQGILGLKVCEDRPDLGFAGAWLNLGEQQIHLLELPNPDPIEGRPEHGGRDRHLAVSVLNLQEVIDALETAGRVYTLSKSGRRALFCRDDDGNTLELIEVV encoded by the coding sequence GGTGGCGGATACGGCCAAAGCCTTGGCGTTTTATCAGGGTATTTTGGGCTTGAAGGTGTGTGAAGATCGCCCCGATCTCGGTTTTGCTGGTGCGTGGTTGAATCTGGGCGAACAGCAGATTCATCTGTTGGAGCTGCCCAATCCTGACCCCATTGAAGGGCGACCGGAGCACGGTGGGCGTGATCGCCATTTGGCGGTTTCGGTGTTGAATTTACAGGAGGTGATTGATGCGTTGGAAACAGCAGGGCGCGTGTATACCTTAAGCAAATCGGGGCGCAGGGCGCTGTTTTGCCGTGATGATGACGGCAATACGCTGGAGTTGATCGAGGTGGTTTGA